A single genomic interval of Aegicerativicinus sediminis harbors:
- a CDS encoding polyprenyl synthetase family protein, whose translation MKITEQIKLPIAFEMELFEQKFLLSMSSRVALLNRITTYIVNRKGKQMRPMFVFLVAKMLNKGEVNERTYRGASVIELIHTATLVHDDVVDDSNRRRGFFSINALWKNKIAVLIGDYLLSKGLLLSIDNNDFDLLKIISVAVREMSEGELLQIEKARKLDITEEVYYNIIRQKTATLIAACCSLGAASVKPNSEDVESMRLFGELIGMAFQIKDDLFDYGEEKIGKPTGIDIKEQKMTLPLIHVLNKAHEKDRRWLINSIKNHNKDKKRVKEVIAYVKNNGGLDYAIAKMKDFQQQALSMLEKYPQSDFKTSLELMVNYVIERKK comes from the coding sequence TTGAAGATTACCGAACAGATAAAACTACCAATCGCATTTGAAATGGAGCTTTTTGAGCAAAAGTTTCTGTTGTCAATGTCTAGTAGGGTAGCACTTCTCAATAGAATTACTACTTATATAGTCAATAGAAAGGGTAAACAAATGCGACCGATGTTTGTTTTTCTCGTGGCAAAAATGCTTAATAAAGGTGAGGTTAACGAACGTACCTATAGAGGGGCATCTGTTATAGAATTAATACATACTGCCACTTTAGTTCATGACGATGTGGTGGATGATAGTAACAGGCGCCGAGGTTTCTTTTCTATAAATGCTCTTTGGAAAAATAAAATTGCTGTTCTTATTGGTGATTATTTGTTGTCTAAGGGACTTCTGTTGTCAATAGATAATAATGATTTTGATCTCCTCAAGATTATATCTGTTGCGGTTAGAGAAATGAGTGAAGGTGAATTACTTCAAATTGAAAAAGCTAGAAAGCTAGATATCACCGAAGAAGTATATTACAATATTATAAGGCAAAAAACAGCCACGCTGATAGCTGCTTGTTGCAGTTTGGGTGCAGCCTCTGTAAAACCCAATTCTGAGGATGTGGAATCTATGCGCTTATTTGGGGAACTTATAGGGATGGCATTTCAAATTAAAGATGATTTATTTGATTATGGTGAGGAAAAAATAGGTAAACCAACTGGTATTGACATTAAAGAGCAAAAAATGACTCTTCCCCTGATTCATGTTCTTAATAAAGCCCACGAGAAGGACCGTAGATGGCTTATTAATTCTATTAAGAACCATAATAAGGACAAGAAAAGGGTTAAGGAGGTAATAGCTTATGTGAAGAATAATGGTGGACTCGATTATGCGATCGCCAAAATGAAAGACTTTCAACAGCAGGCCCTTTCAATGTTAGAA
- the rlmN gene encoding 23S rRNA (adenine(2503)-C(2))-methyltransferase RlmN, protein MATIKKDIRALSKEQLREFFVAEGDQAFRGNQVYEWLWSKGVHSFDDMTNISLKTREMLENNFIINHIAVDQIQRSSDGTIKNAVKLHDGLVVESVLIPTAKRTTACVSSQVGCSLDCKFCATARLKRMRNLNPGEIYDQVVAIDRESRLYHDRPLSNIVFMGMGEPLMNYNNVIKAIDKITSEEGLGMSPKRITVSTSGVPKMIKKMADDGVKFKLAVSLHSAIDEVRTSIMPFNATFPLADLREALEYWYAKTKNRITYEYVVWKGINDSKKDVDALVAFCKFAPSKVNLIEYNPIDDGDFQQADDSALELYINTLEANNITVTVRRSRGKDIDAACGQLANKH, encoded by the coding sequence ATGGCAACAATAAAAAAGGATATTCGAGCACTAAGCAAAGAGCAGCTACGAGAATTCTTTGTTGCTGAAGGGGATCAGGCTTTTCGAGGAAATCAAGTTTACGAATGGCTATGGAGTAAAGGTGTGCACTCCTTTGACGATATGACCAATATTTCACTCAAAACGCGTGAGATGTTGGAAAACAATTTTATAATTAATCATATCGCGGTAGATCAAATACAACGTAGTTCGGATGGAACCATTAAGAACGCTGTAAAATTACATGATGGTTTGGTTGTTGAATCTGTTCTTATACCGACGGCAAAACGTACAACAGCATGTGTATCCTCACAGGTTGGTTGTAGCTTAGACTGCAAATTTTGTGCTACGGCGCGTTTAAAGCGCATGCGCAACCTAAATCCTGGTGAAATTTATGATCAGGTTGTAGCTATAGATAGAGAAAGCAGATTATATCATGATAGGCCTCTTTCCAATATTGTTTTTATGGGAATGGGCGAACCCTTAATGAATTATAATAATGTCATCAAAGCAATTGATAAAATTACTTCTGAAGAGGGTTTGGGGATGTCCCCAAAACGTATTACTGTTTCAACCTCCGGGGTGCCAAAAATGATAAAAAAAATGGCTGATGATGGAGTTAAATTCAAATTAGCGGTTTCACTTCACTCTGCTATCGATGAGGTTCGAACATCGATTATGCCTTTTAATGCCACTTTTCCCTTAGCTGACTTGCGAGAAGCCTTGGAATATTGGTACGCAAAGACTAAAAATAGAATTACTTATGAATATGTGGTTTGGAAAGGGATAAACGATAGCAAAAAAGATGTTGATGCTTTAGTTGCATTTTGCAAATTTGCTCCGAGTAAGGTAAATCTCATTGAATACAACCCCATTGATGATGGAGATTTTCAACAGGCCGATGATTCAGCTTTAGAACTTTATATCAATACATTAGAGGCAAATAATATTACTGTAACAGTAAGAAGGTCTAGGGGTAAGGATATAGATGCCGCTTGCGGTCAATTAGCCAACAAGCATTGA
- the queA gene encoding tRNA preQ1(34) S-adenosylmethionine ribosyltransferase-isomerase QueA — MKLSHFNFKLPEELLAEHPSEIRDEARLMVLDRKKQTIEHKYFKDLINYFDEGDVMILNNTKVFPARLYGNKEKTGAKIEVFLLRELNEEQRLWDVLVDPARKIRIGNKLYFGDDETLVAEVIDNTTSRGRTLRFLYDGSYSEFRHKLTELGETPLPKYIKRAVEPEDEERYQTIYAKEEGAVAAPTAGLHFSKHLLKRLEIKGVHLPEITLHVGLGTFNPVEVEDLSKHKMDSEEVYINTFATDVVNNAIKEKKRVCAVGTTVMRAVESAVSSNGTLNEFAGWTNKFIFPPYDFSIANCMVTNFHTPKSTLLMMVSAFAGHDFIKKAYEEAVKEKYKFYSYGDAMLII, encoded by the coding sequence ATGAAATTATCACACTTCAATTTTAAATTACCTGAAGAATTATTAGCCGAACACCCGTCTGAAATTAGGGATGAGGCACGTTTAATGGTGCTTGATAGAAAAAAGCAAACCATTGAGCACAAGTACTTCAAAGATCTAATAAATTATTTTGATGAAGGAGATGTGATGATCTTGAATAATACCAAAGTTTTTCCTGCAAGACTTTATGGTAATAAGGAAAAGACGGGTGCAAAAATCGAAGTCTTTTTACTTCGCGAACTAAACGAGGAACAGCGTCTTTGGGATGTTTTGGTAGATCCGGCACGTAAAATTAGAATTGGAAACAAGCTTTACTTTGGCGACGATGAAACCTTAGTTGCCGAGGTTATAGATAACACAACTTCAAGAGGAAGGACCTTACGCTTTTTATATGATGGGTCTTATAGTGAATTTAGACATAAATTAACTGAATTAGGTGAAACACCACTTCCAAAATATATTAAGAGGGCAGTGGAGCCTGAAGATGAGGAGCGTTACCAAACAATTTATGCTAAAGAAGAAGGAGCAGTTGCGGCACCAACCGCTGGATTGCATTTCAGTAAACATTTATTGAAGCGTTTGGAGATCAAAGGAGTTCATCTTCCAGAAATTACGCTTCATGTTGGTTTGGGTACATTCAACCCAGTTGAGGTTGAAGACCTAAGTAAACATAAAATGGACAGTGAAGAAGTTTATATCAATACCTTTGCTACAGATGTAGTTAATAATGCAATTAAGGAAAAAAAACGTGTGTGTGCCGTAGGTACAACCGTTATGCGAGCTGTTGAAAGTGCAGTATCTTCCAATGGAACATTAAATGAATTTGCAGGTTGGACCAATAAATTCATTTTCCCACCTTATGATTTTAGTATAGCTAATTGTATGGTTACCAATTTCCATACACCAAAATCGACCTTATTAATGATGGTTTCAGCTTTCGCGGGTCATGATTTTATAAAGAAGGCCTATGAAGAGGCTGTAAAGGAAAAATATAAGTTTTATTCGTATGGTGATGCCATGCTAATTATATAA
- a CDS encoding 3-phosphoshikimate 1-carboxyvinyltransferase, with translation MKVKISPSEIISPSSLIITGSKSESNRLLLLQALFPGLQINNISNSEDSEMMSKGISGNRDVVDIHHAGTAMRFLTAYFASRPNRNVILTGSSRMQERPIAVLVDALNSLGAEITYLKTEGCPPLKISGKELTNSKVSMKANVSSQYISALMLIAPSLPNGLEITLVGEITSVPYIKMTQKLLQDIGVECNFSDHVITIESFQNKVSATFIVESDWSSASYFYSIVALGKPGTEIGLQHYKLDSLQGDSILIEIYEKFGVETSFRDNKMILKKLMEVENASPLQLDLRNAPDIAQTIAVTCLGLGRPCYLTGLHTLKIKETDRLEALRIEIEKLGGTIKCNKDSLKLEAIYHLKEDVEIDTYNDHRMAMAFAPLGIKIPLQINDAEVVNKSYPDYWKDLESIGFKISS, from the coding sequence ATGAAAGTTAAGATCAGTCCATCCGAAATAATTTCCCCTTCGAGCCTAATAATTACGGGTTCAAAAAGCGAATCGAATAGGTTATTACTGTTGCAAGCTCTATTTCCGGGGCTTCAGATCAACAATATCTCGAATTCTGAGGATTCTGAAATGATGAGTAAGGGAATATCTGGGAACAGGGATGTAGTGGATATTCATCATGCTGGTACAGCAATGCGTTTTCTAACAGCTTATTTTGCCTCTCGCCCTAATCGAAATGTTATTCTCACTGGTTCTTCAAGGATGCAAGAGCGTCCGATCGCAGTGCTTGTAGATGCATTGAATTCCCTTGGAGCAGAAATAACATATCTTAAGACTGAGGGTTGTCCACCTTTAAAAATATCAGGTAAAGAATTGACGAATAGCAAAGTTTCTATGAAAGCTAATGTAAGTAGTCAATATATCTCTGCTTTAATGCTTATTGCACCTAGTTTGCCAAATGGACTTGAAATAACATTGGTAGGTGAAATAACATCAGTTCCCTACATAAAAATGACCCAGAAGTTATTGCAAGACATTGGTGTAGAATGTAATTTTTCTGATCACGTAATAACTATTGAATCCTTTCAAAATAAAGTCTCAGCTACTTTTATTGTTGAATCTGATTGGTCTTCAGCTTCCTATTTTTATAGTATTGTGGCACTAGGTAAACCAGGTACCGAAATAGGCTTACAGCATTATAAATTAGATTCTCTTCAAGGGGATTCCATTTTAATTGAGATTTACGAAAAGTTTGGAGTTGAAACTTCTTTTCGGGACAACAAAATGATCTTGAAAAAATTGATGGAGGTAGAAAATGCCTCTCCGCTTCAATTAGATCTTAGAAACGCACCCGATATTGCACAAACAATTGCAGTTACCTGTTTGGGATTAGGTCGACCTTGTTATCTCACGGGTCTACATACCTTAAAAATAAAGGAAACGGACCGATTAGAGGCCTTGAGGATAGAAATTGAAAAATTAGGCGGAACTATTAAGTGTAATAAGGATAGTCTAAAACTTGAAGCAATTTATCATCTAAAGGAAGATGTTGAAATCGATACCTATAATGATCACAGAATGGCAATGGCATTTGCTCCTCTGGGTATCAAAATCCCTCTTCAAATCAATGATGCGGAGGTTGTGAATAAATCCTATCCAGACTATTGGAAGGATCTAGAAAGTATAGGATTTAAGATTTCTTCATAA
- a CDS encoding nucleotide pyrophosphohydrolase: MNIANAQVIVDKWIKDHGVRYFNELTNMAQLTEEVGEVARIIARRYGEQSEKESDKGKDLGEELADVLFVVLCLANQTGVDLQAAFDRRMDNKTKRDHDRHHNNEKLK, from the coding sequence ATGAATATTGCAAACGCCCAGGTTATTGTTGATAAATGGATCAAGGATCATGGAGTGAGATACTTTAATGAGCTCACCAATATGGCTCAACTTACCGAAGAAGTCGGTGAGGTTGCGCGTATTATTGCTCGACGTTATGGAGAGCAGAGCGAGAAAGAATCGGATAAAGGTAAAGACTTGGGTGAAGAATTGGCAGATGTATTGTTTGTTGTGTTATGCTTGGCTAACCAAACTGGTGTTGATTTGCAGGCTGCTTTCGATCGAAGAATGGATAATAAAACCAAAAGGGATCACGATAGGCACCATAACAATGAAAAATTAAAATAA
- the dtd gene encoding D-aminoacyl-tRNA deacylase — MKVVIQRVTEAKITIDSIETKEIGPGLVVLLGIVDDDGKEDIEWLINKIVNLRIFNDGDGIMNRSVTDIGGEILLVSQFTLHASTKKGHRPSYIKAAKPDIAVPLYNQFLDELKASFSGNIETGKFGADMQVFLINDGPVTIIIDSKDKI; from the coding sequence ATGAAAGTTGTCATTCAAAGAGTTACTGAAGCAAAAATTACCATCGATAGCATTGAAACGAAGGAGATAGGTCCTGGATTGGTAGTTTTATTAGGGATTGTAGATGACGATGGTAAGGAAGATATAGAATGGCTTATCAATAAAATAGTTAACCTTCGCATCTTTAATGATGGGGATGGTATTATGAATAGATCTGTAACCGACATAGGTGGGGAGATTCTATTGGTAAGTCAATTTACCCTTCATGCGAGCACAAAAAAAGGACATCGTCCGAGTTATATTAAGGCTGCCAAACCAGATATTGCGGTTCCTTTATACAATCAATTTTTAGATGAGTTAAAAGCTTCATTCTCTGGAAATATTGAAACTGGTAAATTCGGAGCTGATATGCAGGTTTTTCTCATAAACGATGGACCTGTTACCATAATTATAGATTCAAAGGATAAAATTTAA
- the rsgA gene encoding ribosome small subunit-dependent GTPase A translates to MTGRVYKSTGSWYTVKNTEEEFYQCRIKGKFRMKGIKSTNPVSVGDIVEFELETLNDETTGVITSIHDRENYIIRKSVNLSKQVHIIAANIDQVFLLITVSNPPTFTSFIDRFLVTAEAYSIKPILVFNKIDAYTEEELDEVRYLAHIYRQIGYECIGVSAITGKNVDKIKEMMMGKVSLFAGHSGVGKSTLINIIEPGLELKTQEISAQHLQGQHTTTFAEMFDLSFGAQIIDTPGIKGFGVVDMEKEEVGDYFPEFFALKSECKFNNCLHLEEPKCAVKEALEKDEIAFSRYRSYLQILDGEEENYRTDIWDNE, encoded by the coding sequence ATGACAGGCAGAGTTTACAAATCAACAGGAAGTTGGTATACCGTTAAAAACACAGAGGAGGAATTTTACCAATGCAGAATAAAGGGTAAGTTTCGCATGAAGGGCATTAAAAGTACCAATCCTGTTTCGGTAGGTGATATTGTTGAGTTTGAATTGGAAACTCTGAATGATGAAACTACGGGAGTGATTACTTCAATACACGATAGAGAAAATTACATCATACGTAAATCGGTGAATCTTTCTAAGCAGGTACATATTATTGCTGCGAATATAGATCAGGTTTTCCTGTTAATTACCGTGAGTAACCCTCCTACTTTCACAAGTTTTATTGATCGATTTTTGGTAACAGCAGAAGCCTATTCTATAAAGCCAATATTGGTATTTAACAAAATAGATGCTTATACCGAAGAAGAATTAGACGAGGTTCGATATTTAGCACATATTTATAGGCAGATTGGTTATGAATGTATAGGTGTCTCGGCAATTACAGGCAAAAATGTGGATAAGATTAAGGAAATGATGATGGGTAAGGTGAGTTTGTTCGCTGGCCATTCTGGGGTTGGAAAATCTACATTAATAAATATAATTGAACCAGGTTTAGAACTAAAAACACAGGAAATTTCAGCCCAACACCTGCAAGGTCAGCACACGACTACCTTTGCTGAAATGTTCGATTTAAGTTTTGGGGCACAAATTATAGATACTCCCGGTATAAAAGGATTTGGGGTTGTAGATATGGAAAAGGAGGAAGTTGGGGATTATTTTCCAGAATTTTTCGCTTTAAAATCTGAGTGTAAATTCAATAATTGTTTGCACCTTGAAGAACCTAAATGTGCAGTAAAGGAGGCCCTGGAAAAGGATGAAATTGCATTTTCACGTTATAGGAGCTATCTTCAAATTCTTGATGGTGAAGAAGAAAATTACCGAACTGATATTTGGGATAACGAATGA
- a CDS encoding bifunctional 3-deoxy-7-phosphoheptulonate synthase/chorismate mutase type II, with translation MENKKEMRSWLDNFGLDHPLVIAGPCSAETEDQVLKIAHQLKDTDASVLRAGIWKPRTRPGNFEGVGALGLKWLQKAKQETGMLTTTEVANANHVDLALEHDVDILWIGARTTVSPFIVQEIADALKGTDKIVLIKNPVNPDLSLWLGAVERIYAADIKNVGVIHRGFSTYEKTRYRNNPEWQLAIDLQNKMPDLPLILDPSHIAGRRDIIFDLCQTALDLNYDGLMVETHYDPDNAWSDAAQQITPDTLVEIMRDLRIRKEVGEAAEFKNKINTLRTQIDVIDHQLIDMLGKRMKIADDIGALKKSHNVAVLQTKRWNEILGKMILQGEEKNLSEEFILRVFKAIHQESINHQEKIINA, from the coding sequence ATGGAAAACAAGAAAGAAATGAGGTCTTGGTTAGACAATTTTGGGTTAGATCACCCATTAGTAATTGCTGGACCTTGCAGTGCTGAGACTGAAGATCAAGTTTTAAAGATTGCACATCAATTGAAAGATACCGATGCCTCTGTTTTAAGAGCAGGCATTTGGAAACCTAGAACTCGACCAGGAAATTTTGAGGGGGTTGGCGCCTTAGGATTAAAGTGGCTTCAAAAAGCAAAACAAGAAACTGGTATGCTAACAACAACAGAAGTTGCAAATGCAAACCATGTTGATTTGGCCCTAGAGCATGATGTTGATATTTTATGGATTGGTGCGAGAACTACTGTAAGTCCGTTTATTGTTCAGGAAATTGCTGATGCTTTAAAAGGTACCGACAAAATTGTATTGATAAAAAACCCGGTGAATCCAGATTTATCATTGTGGTTGGGTGCTGTTGAAAGAATTTATGCGGCAGATATTAAAAATGTTGGGGTTATACATAGAGGTTTCTCAACTTATGAGAAAACGAGGTATAGAAACAATCCAGAATGGCAGTTGGCCATTGATCTTCAAAATAAAATGCCTGATTTGCCATTAATCTTAGATCCATCGCATATAGCAGGAAGAAGAGACATTATTTTCGATCTATGTCAAACAGCTTTGGACCTAAATTATGATGGATTGATGGTTGAAACTCATTACGATCCTGATAATGCCTGGAGTGATGCCGCTCAACAAATTACCCCTGATACTTTAGTGGAAATTATGCGCGATCTTCGAATTAGGAAAGAGGTAGGTGAAGCAGCAGAATTTAAAAACAAAATCAATACCCTTAGAACTCAAATTGACGTAATTGACCATCAATTAATTGATATGCTGGGTAAACGTATGAAAATAGCAGATGACATTGGGGCTTTGAAAAAATCGCATAATGTTGCTGTATTACAAACAAAACGTTGGAATGAAATTCTTGGCAAAATGATTCTTCAAGGAGAAGAAAAGAATTTAAGTGAGGAATTTATTTTAAGAGTTTTTAAAGCGATACATCAGGAATCTATTAATCACCAAGAAAAAATCATCAATGCATAA
- a CDS encoding prephenate dehydrogenase codes for MKNVCIIGTGLIGGSFALGIKKLYPNCKIIGIDSNPDHAQMAVEINLVDEAGSYEAIKDADLVVVAIPVDATVNELPKVLDAVSDDGLVIDVGSTKYDICKIVEDHPKRRNFLAAHPIAGTEFSGPRAAIPTLFEGKTNIICEVEKTAFKLQERALKLFNEMGMRIRYMHPAPHDKHIAFVSHLSHISSFMLGKTVIDEEKNEKDIFDMAGSGFASTVRLAKSSPEMWTPIFKQNRENIIGTLDAYIKNLQHFMDLMESDKYEDVYLEMKNTNRIKDILNGIT; via the coding sequence ATGAAAAATGTTTGCATTATAGGTACGGGGTTAATAGGCGGAAGTTTTGCTTTAGGCATTAAGAAGCTTTACCCTAACTGCAAAATTATTGGTATCGATAGTAATCCCGATCATGCCCAAATGGCTGTTGAGATTAATTTGGTAGATGAAGCGGGTTCTTATGAAGCCATTAAGGATGCTGATTTGGTAGTTGTGGCAATTCCAGTAGATGCAACCGTGAATGAGTTGCCAAAAGTCTTGGACGCGGTATCTGATGATGGTTTGGTAATTGACGTTGGCTCTACTAAATATGACATTTGTAAAATTGTTGAAGATCATCCGAAAAGGCGTAATTTTTTGGCTGCCCATCCTATTGCAGGTACAGAATTTTCTGGTCCAAGAGCTGCAATACCAACCTTATTTGAAGGCAAGACCAATATTATTTGTGAAGTAGAAAAGACCGCGTTCAAATTACAAGAGCGAGCCCTAAAATTGTTCAATGAAATGGGTATGCGAATACGATACATGCATCCAGCACCTCATGATAAACATATCGCCTTTGTTTCCCATCTATCCCATATAAGTTCTTTTATGCTAGGTAAAACAGTGATAGATGAAGAGAAAAACGAAAAAGATATTTTCGATATGGCAGGCAGTGGATTTGCAAGTACAGTAAGGTTGGCTAAAAGTTCTCCAGAAATGTGGACTCCTATCTTCAAACAAAATAGAGAAAACATTATAGGAACCTTGGACGCTTACATTAAAAACTTACAGCATTTTATGGATTTAATGGAGAGTGATAAATATGAGGATGTCTACCTTGAAATGAAAAACACTAATAGAATTAAAGATATATTAAACGGAATTACATAA
- a CDS encoding pyridoxal phosphate-dependent aminotransferase: MIEPATRLQTVQEYYFSRKLKEVALLKEAGKPIINLGIGSPDLEPPQKALDGLVGSLQLAEANKYQSYIGLPELREAMAKFYNDHYQVGLSPKTEILPLMGSKEGIMHISLAFLNPGDEVLIPNPGYPTYSSVTNLVGAIPKFYDLTEENNWQPNLMDLENSDLSKVKLMWINYPHMPTGAVASNKNFEDIIAFAKRHNILVVNDNPYSFILNDYPRSILKYPGAKEVCLELNSISKTFNMAGWRVGMVAGNADYISHVLKVKSNMDSGMFYGIQKGAVEALKSSKLWFVSLNSVYEQRRNLVWKMADALNCKYDKNAVGLFVWAKLPQGIDSDSFIDNILKEKNIFITPGHIFGSNGEGYIRFSLCGGTEDLEEALARLR, encoded by the coding sequence ATGATAGAACCTGCTACCAGATTACAGACCGTACAGGAATATTACTTTTCGCGGAAGCTTAAGGAAGTTGCTCTTTTAAAAGAAGCAGGTAAACCTATCATTAATTTAGGCATTGGTAGTCCGGACCTTGAACCGCCTCAAAAAGCATTGGATGGTTTGGTGGGATCTCTGCAATTAGCAGAAGCAAACAAATACCAAAGTTACATTGGACTTCCTGAGTTAAGGGAGGCTATGGCAAAATTTTATAATGATCATTACCAAGTTGGCCTAAGTCCAAAGACTGAAATTTTACCATTAATGGGAAGCAAGGAAGGGATTATGCATATTTCGCTTGCGTTTCTTAACCCTGGGGATGAGGTTTTAATACCCAATCCAGGGTACCCTACCTATTCTTCTGTTACAAATCTTGTTGGTGCAATTCCGAAGTTTTATGATTTGACTGAAGAAAATAATTGGCAGCCGAATTTGATGGATTTGGAAAATTCAGATTTGAGCAAGGTAAAGCTTATGTGGATTAACTACCCGCATATGCCAACGGGGGCTGTGGCCTCCAACAAGAATTTTGAAGACATAATTGCCTTCGCCAAACGTCACAATATCTTGGTGGTGAATGACAATCCGTATTCATTTATTTTAAATGATTACCCTCGAAGTATCCTAAAATACCCTGGGGCAAAGGAGGTTTGTTTAGAATTGAATTCCATAAGTAAAACCTTTAATATGGCTGGTTGGCGTGTTGGTATGGTTGCTGGTAATGCCGATTATATAAGTCATGTTTTGAAGGTGAAGAGCAATATGGATTCAGGTATGTTTTATGGAATTCAAAAAGGAGCGGTTGAAGCCTTGAAAAGTTCCAAGTTATGGTTTGTAAGTTTAAATAGTGTTTACGAACAGCGAAGAAACTTAGTTTGGAAAATGGCAGATGCTCTTAATTGCAAATATGATAAAAATGCTGTTGGCTTGTTTGTGTGGGCAAAATTGCCACAGGGAATCGATTCAGATTCTTTTATAGATAACATATTGAAGGAGAAAAATATTTTCATTACACCTGGACATATTTTTGGAAGTAATGGGGAGGGGTATATAAGGTTTTCACTTTGTGGAGGAACTGAAGATTTAGAAGAAGCTTTAGCACGATTGAGATGA
- a CDS encoding prephenate dehydratase, translating to MIKSVSIQGVKGSFHHIVAEAYFGQQVEVVECLSFDETVGKILSRDCDAAIMAIENSIAGSILPNYALIDQNKLHIIGEHYLDIQHHLMALPGQSIEDIKEVVSHPMALLQCKQFFKSYPHIRLVEDKDTAEVAHRINERQIKGIAAIASKLAAEMFGLKILAESIQTISHNETRFVIVKTANSVLPEEEINKASLRFSLEHKRGSLASILNVMSDCRLNLTKIQSMPKIETPWKYAFFVDVTFDNYKDYSKARSIMEIMAEDFKVLGEYKNAH from the coding sequence ATGATAAAATCGGTATCCATACAAGGTGTAAAAGGTTCCTTCCATCACATAGTGGCGGAGGCCTATTTTGGACAACAAGTCGAAGTTGTTGAGTGTTTGTCGTTTGACGAAACTGTAGGTAAGATTCTTTCAAGAGACTGCGATGCTGCTATTATGGCCATTGAAAATTCCATTGCCGGCTCCATTTTGCCAAATTATGCTTTAATAGACCAGAATAAGTTGCATATTATAGGTGAGCATTATCTAGATATACAACATCACCTAATGGCTTTGCCAGGGCAATCTATTGAGGATATTAAGGAAGTTGTATCACATCCTATGGCGCTTCTTCAATGTAAGCAATTCTTTAAAAGCTATCCGCATATCAGACTGGTTGAAGATAAGGACACTGCTGAGGTAGCACATCGAATTAATGAAAGGCAAATAAAAGGAATAGCAGCCATTGCGAGCAAATTGGCAGCTGAGATGTTTGGTCTAAAGATATTGGCTGAAAGCATCCAAACCATTAGCCATAACGAAACAAGATTTGTAATTGTAAAAACTGCCAATTCAGTGTTGCCTGAAGAAGAGATAAATAAGGCCTCCTTAAGGTTTTCCTTGGAGCATAAACGCGGAAGTTTAGCCTCAATTTTGAACGTAATGAGCGATTGCAGATTGAATTTAACCAAAATACAGTCTATGCCCAAGATTGAAACGCCTTGGAAATATGCCTTCTTTGTGGATGTTACATTTGATAATTATAAAGATTATTCCAAGGCACGCTCCATTATGGAAATAATGGCTGAGGATTTTAAAGTATTGGGAGAATATAAAAACGCACACTAA